The following are encoded in a window of Paenibacillus polymyxa genomic DNA:
- a CDS encoding glycoside hydrolase family 13 protein: MPRKIWWKEAVVYQIYPISFQDSDGDGKGDLRGILSRLDYLCELGIDVIWICPVYKSPNHDNGYDISDYYAIMDEFGTMEDFDELLHQAHERGIKIMMDLVLNHTSDEHPWFTESRSSKDNPKRDYYIWRTGKNGGYPNNWESYFSGSVWKYDKLTDEYYMHLYSEHQPDLNWENEEMVSELYRMVEWWLKKGVDGFRFDAIAHIVKAEGLPDADNPDKRTLVRAYQLFSNLEQVHVLLRMLNEKLLERYPLMTVGETSGLGPEQALDYVGDQRHELNMVFQFEHMFIDAQGLGTEKWKSKPWTLVELKKIMSSWQTVLHEEGWNANYLNNHDQPRALSRFANDGQYRVESAKMLATFTHMLEGTPYIYQGEEIGMTNIAFPSIDDYRDVETLNYYEQQRKIGESEEQIMAEIWRKSRDNARTPMQWNAGPSAGFTDGEPWMKINDNYTHINAEAERSNPDSIFHYYRKLIALRKQHEVIVYGEYKLLLPLDTELYVFTRMLGEERLLVILNFFDRDPVYHWPEEDFPVAKAELLLSNYKPVQGEQLHALKLRPYEARVYKLTMQ; the protein is encoded by the coding sequence ATGCCTAGAAAAATATGGTGGAAGGAAGCCGTTGTATATCAGATTTACCCGATCAGTTTTCAGGATTCTGACGGAGACGGTAAAGGGGACTTACGAGGTATTTTGTCCAGGCTGGATTATTTGTGTGAGCTGGGTATTGATGTAATTTGGATTTGTCCGGTATATAAATCGCCCAATCACGATAACGGATATGATATTAGTGATTATTATGCCATTATGGATGAGTTTGGAACAATGGAGGATTTTGACGAACTGCTTCACCAGGCGCATGAACGAGGCATCAAAATCATGATGGATTTGGTATTAAACCATACATCGGATGAGCATCCGTGGTTTACGGAGTCACGCTCGTCCAAGGATAATCCGAAGCGGGACTACTACATATGGCGAACAGGCAAAAATGGCGGATATCCGAACAACTGGGAATCGTATTTTTCCGGTTCAGTGTGGAAATATGACAAGCTTACAGACGAATATTACATGCATCTATATTCCGAGCATCAGCCAGATCTGAACTGGGAAAATGAAGAGATGGTGAGCGAGCTCTACCGCATGGTGGAATGGTGGCTGAAAAAGGGAGTCGATGGCTTCCGTTTTGACGCCATTGCCCATATTGTCAAAGCCGAGGGGCTGCCGGATGCCGATAATCCTGACAAACGAACCTTGGTACGTGCCTATCAGCTCTTTTCCAATCTAGAACAGGTACATGTACTTCTACGGATGCTGAATGAAAAATTACTGGAGCGTTATCCCTTAATGACAGTTGGCGAAACGTCTGGTTTAGGACCGGAACAGGCACTTGATTATGTGGGGGACCAGCGGCATGAGCTGAATATGGTTTTCCAGTTTGAACACATGTTTATTGATGCCCAAGGTCTGGGTACGGAAAAATGGAAATCCAAGCCGTGGACACTGGTGGAGCTGAAAAAAATAATGAGCAGCTGGCAGACAGTGCTTCATGAGGAAGGATGGAATGCCAATTATCTGAACAATCATGATCAGCCGCGGGCCCTCTCGCGATTTGCGAATGATGGACAATATCGTGTGGAGTCGGCCAAAATGCTGGCAACCTTCACGCATATGCTAGAGGGTACGCCTTATATTTATCAGGGTGAGGAAATTGGGATGACGAATATTGCATTCCCGTCCATTGATGATTATCGGGATGTGGAAACGTTGAATTATTATGAGCAACAACGGAAGATCGGTGAGTCTGAGGAACAGATTATGGCAGAGATCTGGCGGAAAAGTCGGGATAATGCGCGTACTCCTATGCAATGGAATGCTGGACCTTCAGCCGGATTTACCGATGGAGAGCCGTGGATGAAGATTAATGATAACTACACGCACATTAATGCAGAGGCAGAAAGAAGTAATCCAGACTCGATTTTCCACTATTATCGCAAGTTGATTGCTCTGCGTAAACAACATGAGGTCATAGTCTATGGCGAATACAAGCTGCTGTTGCCGCTGGATACGGAGCTGTATGTATTCACTCGTATGCTGGGAGAAGAGCGTTTGCTGGTCATTTTGAATTTCTTTGACCGTGATCCGGTGTACCACTGGCCCGAGGAGGACTTTCCTGTCGCTAAGGCGGAGCTGCTGCTGTCCAACTACAAGCCGGTTCAAGGGGAACAACTGCATGCCTTGAAGCTGCGCCCTTATGAAGCCAGGGTGTATAAGCTAACCATGCAATAG
- a CDS encoding HAD family hydrolase produces the protein MDGLAAKLSPLGVVIHQHHNEQVLDISPQNIHKWNALQKLGVQPRQFIAFGNDANDIPMFKEAQHAVMIHHHPELAAYATESISNEGENQEDRIIAKIRELAETVTI, from the coding sequence ATGGATGGGCTGGCTGCCAAGCTTTCGCCACTCGGCGTGGTCATCCATCAACACCATAATGAACAAGTGCTGGACATCAGCCCGCAAAATATCCATAAATGGAACGCGCTTCAGAAGCTTGGTGTGCAGCCCCGTCAATTTATCGCCTTCGGCAATGATGCGAACGATATTCCGATGTTCAAGGAGGCACAACATGCCGTCATGATTCATCACCATCCTGAACTGGCAGCCTACGCGACTGAATCGATCTCTAACGAAGGGGAAAATCAAGAAGACCGGATTATCGCCAAAATACGTGAGTTGGCTGAAACAGTTACCATTTAG
- the pdaA gene encoding delta-lactam-biosynthetic de-N-acetylase: protein MKRIFTLWLCVAVIGMLTVTAEPAWATQTVGGQPYHFGFKKSKGGELPSIAQEGFMQLIERQGGIFLGDTTKKELFLTFDNGYENGYTPKVLDVLKAKKVPAAFFVTGHFVKDQPDLMRRMASEGHIIGNHSWSHPDMSTISSTEIRSELDRVRNASAELTGQKEMKYVRPPRGIFSEKALASCREAGYTSVFWSVAYKDWDTNIHQGTDYAYRQVIGQLHPGAVILLHSVSKDNAEALGSIIDEARKQGYEFKSLDDLKVKHYH from the coding sequence ATGAAGCGAATATTTACCTTGTGGCTATGCGTTGCAGTTATAGGGATGTTGACAGTTACGGCAGAACCCGCATGGGCTACTCAGACTGTTGGCGGACAGCCTTATCATTTTGGGTTCAAAAAAAGTAAGGGAGGGGAGCTGCCTTCCATCGCACAAGAAGGCTTTATGCAACTAATCGAAAGGCAAGGTGGCATCTTTCTGGGGGATACCACTAAAAAAGAATTATTTCTCACTTTCGACAACGGCTATGAGAATGGGTATACTCCCAAAGTGCTGGATGTATTGAAGGCCAAAAAGGTTCCAGCCGCCTTCTTTGTGACGGGGCATTTTGTAAAAGACCAGCCTGATTTGATGCGACGCATGGCCAGTGAGGGCCATATTATCGGAAACCATTCATGGAGCCATCCTGATATGAGCACCATTTCTTCGACAGAGATCCGGTCTGAGCTAGATCGGGTACGAAATGCATCGGCAGAGCTAACCGGGCAAAAAGAAATGAAATACGTCCGGCCGCCTCGCGGCATTTTTAGTGAAAAAGCATTGGCTTCCTGTCGAGAAGCCGGATATACGAGCGTATTCTGGTCCGTGGCTTACAAGGACTGGGACACAAATATCCATCAAGGAACGGACTATGCCTATCGTCAAGTGATTGGTCAGCTCCACCCTGGTGCGGTTATTCTGCTCCACTCCGTATCCAAGGACAATGCCGAGGCGCTTGGTTCCATCATCGATGAGGCTCGCAAGCAAGGGTATGAGTTTAAAAGTCTAGACGACCTTAAGGTGAAGCATTATCACTAA
- a CDS encoding methionine ABC transporter ATP-binding protein codes for MIELRNVSKTYVRKGLSIEALKNINIKVDKGDIFGFIGFSGAGKSTLIRLVNRLEKVTSGEVLVEGEQLNTYSTSGLRKVRKKIGMIFQHFNLLESKTVFDNIAIPLVLLKRNKREIERRVKELLAFIGLSDKANSYPSELSGGQKQRVGIARALASNPSILLCDEATSALDPQTTQSILDLLRKINKEYKITILIITHEMSVIQRICNKVAVMEKGEIIEQGNVLEVFGQPQHPTTQSFVRTVIHDTVPESVLQTFEQQESQRIYKLEFIGQVASDPVVHELIRQHDIHVNILFANMTEIQETTIGYMTIQLRGGQHAVQQAVDFLKSKGVHIQEVESL; via the coding sequence ATGATTGAACTTAGGAATGTATCCAAAACCTATGTGAGAAAAGGTCTAAGTATTGAAGCGTTAAAAAATATAAATATCAAAGTGGATAAAGGAGATATCTTCGGGTTTATCGGATTCAGTGGCGCAGGGAAAAGTACGCTGATCCGTTTGGTCAATCGTCTGGAGAAAGTAACCAGCGGAGAGGTTCTTGTTGAGGGGGAACAGTTAAATACCTATTCGACCTCTGGGCTGCGAAAGGTAAGAAAGAAGATCGGAATGATCTTTCAGCATTTTAATCTGCTGGAATCGAAAACAGTATTCGACAACATTGCAATTCCGTTGGTGCTACTTAAGCGCAACAAACGGGAAATAGAGAGGCGTGTAAAAGAGCTTTTGGCGTTCATAGGATTGTCGGACAAGGCGAATAGCTACCCCAGCGAGCTTTCCGGCGGACAAAAGCAGCGTGTGGGGATTGCACGGGCGCTTGCGAGCAATCCGTCCATTTTGCTCTGTGATGAGGCAACCTCGGCACTTGATCCGCAGACCACACAGTCAATTCTCGACTTGCTTCGCAAAATCAATAAGGAATACAAGATCACTATTTTGATCATCACCCATGAGATGTCGGTGATTCAGCGGATTTGCAACAAGGTAGCCGTAATGGAAAAGGGGGAAATCATCGAGCAGGGCAATGTCCTGGAGGTATTCGGGCAGCCGCAGCACCCAACGACGCAGAGCTTTGTACGCACGGTCATTCACGATACGGTACCCGAGAGTGTGCTGCAAACGTTCGAACAGCAAGAATCACAGCGAATATACAAGCTGGAATTTATAGGGCAGGTTGCTTCTGATCCGGTGGTTCATGAATTGATTCGGCAGCATGATATCCACGTGAACATTTTGTTTGCCAACATGACGGAGATTCAAGAAACGACGATTGGCTATATGACGATTCAACTGCGCGGTGGACAGCATGCCGTTCAGCAGGCTGTTGATTTTCTCAAGAGCAAAGGAGTCCATATTCAGGAGGTAGAGAGTCTATGA
- a CDS encoding methionine ABC transporter permease produces MMITGTTITWDQLWEALYESVLMVSISLFIGALIGIPIGILLVITRPGGILENKWLHNILNPIINIVRSLPFIILLIAIIPLTRLIVNTSIGTSAAIVPLIIYIAPYIGRLVENSLLEVNPGILEAADAMGATPFQVIRYFLLPEAFSSLILSLTTAAIGLIGATAMAGAVGGGGIGDLAIAYGYQRFDTLVMLITVIILVLFVQGVQSLGNLLSRKARRG; encoded by the coding sequence ATGATGATTACAGGAACTACGATCACCTGGGATCAACTGTGGGAAGCTTTGTATGAATCCGTGCTCATGGTCAGCATATCATTATTCATTGGCGCCCTGATCGGTATCCCTATCGGTATTTTACTCGTCATCACCCGTCCGGGCGGGATTCTGGAGAACAAATGGCTGCACAATATTTTGAATCCGATCATTAACATTGTTCGTTCCTTACCGTTTATTATCTTGCTGATTGCGATCATTCCGTTAACCCGTCTGATTGTGAATACATCCATTGGGACCAGTGCGGCAATTGTCCCCTTGATTATATACATTGCGCCATATATTGGAAGGCTGGTCGAAAACTCGCTGTTGGAGGTAAATCCGGGGATACTGGAGGCAGCAGATGCGATGGGGGCGACCCCGTTTCAGGTCATTCGATACTTTTTGCTTCCTGAGGCATTCAGTTCTCTGATTTTGTCGTTAACGACAGCAGCCATTGGTCTGATTGGTGCTACTGCTATGGCTGGTGCGGTCGGCGGAGGCGGAATTGGCGATCTGGCGATCGCATATGGCTATCAACGTTTTGATACGCTGGTTATGCTGATTACCGTCATCATTCTAGTCTTGTTTGTACAAGGTGTTCAGTCCTTGGGGAACCTATTGTCCCGTAAAGCACGCAGGGGCTAA